The stretch of DNA GAGCTGGATGTCGGTGATCCCGACGCCATCAAGCGTGTGGCCGCCGCAACGGCTGAGACTTTTGGCGGCATCGACATTGTGGTGAACAATGCAGGTCTCGCGCGCCCGGTGCCCCTTGGTGAAGATGGATACGACGACAGCTGGGATTTGAGCCTGAACGTGATGCTGACGTCGCATCAACGCATGGTGCAGGCGGCCCTGCCGCATCTGCGCAAATCTGATGCGGCTCGCATCGTCAATGTCGCCTCGACGGAAGGGCTGGGCGCAACCTCCATGAACTCAGCCTATGTCGCCGCCAAGACCGGCGTCATCGGCCTGACGCGCGCCATGGCGGTGGAGTTCGGCAAGGAAGGCATCACAGCCAACTGCATTTGTCCCGGCCCGATCATTACCGGCATCACGTCTGGCATCTCGGACGAGCACAAAGAGATTTTCTCCAAGCGCCGCACGGCCTTGCGCCGCTACGGCATTCCGGAGGAAGTCGCCAACATCACTTTGTCAGTTGTGCTGCCTGCAGCGAGTTACCTGACGGGCGTTGTCATTCCCGTCGACGGTGGCCTCACCATCCGCAACGCCTAGCCGAACTGCTCTGCGTTCTTCAGCATGTGGGCGGCCCCATGGGGCAGGTTGAGGACGGAGTTTTCGCCAAACAGCCGTTGCTTCTGGTCGCCAAATAATTCCCGGTTGGCGGCCAGGGAGGCGGATTGTTCCGCGATCTGTAGTGCGAGCGCTGGAATGTCTTCTAACGCTGCTGTGTGCTGAACAACCCCTGCGGCCTTGCCGTCGGGGCCACCCCAGCGGCGCGAGAACTGCACGGTTTCATAGAAGGCACTGCCGGACAGTTTGTGCCTGAACAGCGCCAGCTCTGCGGACGGGATGCGAAAGCCGATGGCCATTTCATTAGCGCACATGAAACCGCGATCCTCGCGCATGATGCGGATGTCGTGGCACAGGGCGACCATGAAGCCCGCGCCAAAGGCATGACCATTGATGGCGCAGATCGTGGGCACTGGCAGGGTGATGAAGCGGCCCATGAGGGCCATGAACTCGAGCCCGAACGCATCCGCGTCGCCGCCTTCCGGGTGGGCGGCGGGGTCCTGGCGCCACTCAAGATCAAGCCCGTTGGAAAAGAACTTTGTGTCGGTTGACCGCGTCACAAGTGCGGCCGGACCAGTGGACGCCTCCACCTCATCAAGTGCCTTGTCGATGTCGCGCACAAACGTCGTGTTCCAGCGGTTTTCGCCCGCATCCATGGTGAGGGTGAAAACGTCATTCTCGCGGGTAAGGGATATCATGTGCGTGGGCTCCATCAATAAACTGATGGGTAGGTTCTAAAGCAAAACGGACCCTGTGGCCAAGGAGAGCGCCAAATTGGTTTTGTCCTGTCCGGTCAGTTGCTAGGGTGCCCGCCACTCGTTGCTGAAAATCGGAATAAAAACAATGAAACGTGTTCTTCTTGGCGTGGTCGCCGTGCTTGTCTTGCTGGTGGCTGT from Pyruvatibacter sp. HU-CL02332 encodes:
- a CDS encoding SDR family oxidoreductase, yielding MIPYQPLNRSIAGRTAIVTGAASGMGRATAHLFAREGANVAVTDLKQEACDAVVAEIEDAGFKTAKAWELDVGDPDAIKRVAAATAETFGGIDIVVNNAGLARPVPLGEDGYDDSWDLSLNVMLTSHQRMVQAALPHLRKSDAARIVNVASTEGLGATSMNSAYVAAKTGVIGLTRAMAVEFGKEGITANCICPGPIITGITSGISDEHKEIFSKRRTALRRYGIPEEVANITLSVVLPAASYLTGVVIPVDGGLTIRNA
- a CDS encoding enoyl-CoA hydratase/isomerase family protein, which encodes MISLTRENDVFTLTMDAGENRWNTTFVRDIDKALDEVEASTGPAALVTRSTDTKFFSNGLDLEWRQDPAAHPEGGDADAFGLEFMALMGRFITLPVPTICAINGHAFGAGFMVALCHDIRIMREDRGFMCANEMAIGFRIPSAELALFRHKLSGSAFYETVQFSRRWGGPDGKAAGVVQHTAALEDIPALALQIAEQSASLAANRELFGDQKQRLFGENSVLNLPHGAAHMLKNAEQFG